CAAGGCCAAACGCGTCATTTATCTCTTTCAATCAGGAGGACCTTCACAGCTCGAGTTGTTTGATTACAAACCCAACTTGAATAAGCTTCATGGACAGGAAGTTCCTGCTTCGGTTTTTAATGGGCAAAGACTAACAGGTATGACTGCGGGGCAATCTTCGTTTCCTGTCGCGAGGTCCGTCTATGATTTTGAGCGTGTCGGAAAGAATGGAACTTGGATGAATACGGAACTGATGCCTCACCTCTCGAAAGTGGTGGATGATCTATGTATTATTAAATCCATGCATACCGAGGCGATCAACCACGATCCGGCTATTACTTTTTTCCAAACAGGTTTTCAAATCGCAGGTCGACCCAGTATCGGTGCTTGGTTATCTTACGGTTTGGGTAGTGCAAACGAAAATCTTCCAGCCTTTGTTGCGATGACGTCCAATGGAACCGCGGGTGGGGGGCAACCGCTTTACGATCGTTTGTGGGGTGCAGGCTTCCTGCCATCCAAACATCAAGGAGTAAAATTTGCGGGAGGAAAAGATCCGGTTTTGTATTTAAATAATCCTGACGGTATGAGCAGTGAGATTAGGCGAAAAACGCTCGATCATATCGCTGCCATGAACCAGATGAAGTTCGATGATTATGGGGATCCCGAGATTGAGACCCGTATTTCTCAATACGAAATGGCCTTCCGTATGCAGACGTCTGTTCCGGAATTAACTGATGTTACAAGTGAGCCTGACAGCACGTTCAAACTCTATGGCGAGGATGCCAAAAAACCTGGAACTTATGCAAATAATTGTCTGTTAGCACGCCGCTTGGCGGAACGTGGAGTGCGATTTGTTCAATTATTTCACCGGGCATGGGATGCTCACGGAAATCTACCCAGGGTTGAATCAAGGCAGTGCCAAGACACCGATCAGGCAACGGCCGGACTTATTTCGGATTTAAAACAAAGGGGCATGTTGGACGATACGCTGATCGTTTGGGGCGGAGAATTTGGGCGTACCGTTTATTGCCAGGGTGAGCTTTCACCCAAGGAATATGGTCGTGATCACCACCCACGTTGTTTCAGTATGTTTTTGGCCGGAGGGGGAGTGAAGCCAGGTATCAGTTACGGTGAGACCGATGATTTTAGTTACAACATCACTTCCGATCCAGTCAGTGTGCACGACCTTCATGCCACGATTTTACATCAGCTGGGAGTTGATCACAAAAAGCTGACCTACAAATTCCAGGGCCGCCATTATCGCCTGACCGATGTCCATGGTAATGTCGTCAAGCCGATCTTGGCTTGATGTATTTACCTCGGATCTAACTCAACTGTGCGATTGTACCTGTGCTGGCGTTATTGAAGTTGTCGTTTTCAACGCCGTACTTTTGGAGAAGTGTCAGGTGCAGGTTTGCCAGTGGAGTATGTTCAACGCAGACCACGTGACCTCCCGGTTTCAATGAACCACCTGCTCGACCGGCCAAAATGATAGGTACGTTCTCTTTTTTGTGACCGTTGCCATCTTTCATGCTGGAGCCATAAAGTACGGTTGAGTTGTCCAGCAAACTTCCATTGCCTTCGTCGATATTACTCATTCGTTCCAGCATATAGGCAAGCTGTTCAATATACCAGCGGCTTACCCGTGTGTATTCACTTACTGCTTGTTCCTGAAATTTGTGATGAGACATGCCGTGGTGATCGGATGTTACGCCATCCAGGAAACTGAAATTTTGACGACTGAAACCGTGCGCGGTCATTAAAGCCCCTACGCGCGTCGTGTCTGTCCAAAAGGAGAGCACCATGAGATCCATCATCAGTTTTAAATGCGTGCTGCGGTCTTGAGGAATGCCTGCCTCGGGACGAATCATCTCCGGTTGGGTGAGTGGCTGCCAGGAACGCTCCTGAGGATTCAAGGTATTTTCAATTCGGACTTCCACAGAGCGAACGCTATCAAGGTATTCACCGATTTTGTGTTGATCATGGTAACTCGCCTTGCGCTGTAAGCTTTTGGCATCGTCCAGAACCAGATCGACAACGCTCTTCCTTCGGGCTGCCTTGAGTTTAGCCTCAGGTCCGTTGTTGCTTCTGAACAGGCGGTCGAACGCTACACGGGGATTAATCTCGGGGGAAACACGTGTTGTCTCCGAGCTCCATGAAACGGTGTTGGCAAATGAAATGGGATTCCGACCGGCGTTTCCCTGGCGTGGAGGTTCTGTTCCTAAAGTAATAGACGGGAAAAGCGTATCCCTTCCTATGGCTTGGGCGACCATTTGGTCGAGGGAAACCGCATTCTTGTCACCCTCGATCTTGGTGCCAGTTAGAAAGGCTCCAGTCAATTGGACATGACCCTTACCTATATTGTCGAGGTTGGATAAAATGGTTAGCTCTCGTTTAAGTCCCTGGAGGGGTTTAAGAATTGGAGACAATTCAAATTGCCTACCTATACCAGTGACATCCCATGCTTCCGGAAAAACTCCATTTGGTTGAAAAATACAAGCCAATCGGGTTGGGGGAACTGCAGCCGAAGCCTTGGCCGAACTTCCCATAATGTCCAGATAAGGTAAGGCGAGACTGGCGCCTACGCCTTTAAGAAATGTTCTTCGTGAGATGTGCCAGTTGTTATTCATGATCGGGATTGGGGTGTTGAAACTGAAAGGGATAACTCAATATCACTTCTGATATTAATGACTTCGCATTGTAGTGGTTATTCTCCAAAGCATCAATGATTTTTATGATAGCCGCTTCGTCGTAGTGTTTCAACTCTCTGCCTAGCGCAAACGCTAACATTCTCTCAGTTATATTGCGGATAAACTCGTCCTGCTTATTTGCAAGAAGGTAGTCTTTGAGCTCAATGGGACCGTTAAAACTGACTCCGTCCGGCATGATGCCGCTGCTATCAATTGGTTGGCCGTTTTCCTTTGTTCGGTAGCGTCCAATAGCGTCGAAATTCTCTAGACCGAAGCCAATGGGATCAATTTTCTCGTGGCAATCCACACAGCTGGGATCGCGGCGATGCATTTCAAATTCCTCCCGCAAGGTTTGTCCTTTAACCTGCCCGGCATTTTCTGGAAGAATGCCAGCGTCGGCAGGAGGCTCAGGAATACGATTCCCGAGCAAGGTTTCCAGCACCCATTTGCCGCGACTTACGGGATTGGTCCGCACCGGATTGGAAGTGGCAGTTAGAATGCTGCCCATGCCAAGCAGGCCTCCGCGATTGCGGTCCGTGAGTTTCACAGGCCGCATTTGGCTGCCTTCCACGCCTTTTATTCCGTAGTGCATTGCCAACACATCGTTGAGATAGGTTTCGTCAGAATCCAACAACTCCAACAGACTTTCTCCTTCTTTTATTAGAGTATCAAATACCAGCAAGGTTTCTGCCTTCATTGACTCTTGAAGAGGGATATCGAAATTTTTAAAGGTTCCCGGGTCTGGAATTATGGATACACCGAGTGATTCGAAACCCAGCCATTGGCCAAGGAATGTTCCCATAGTCGCAGTTGCTCTTGGGTCCTGCATCATTCTGTCAATTTGCTGCTGAAGCGTCTTTGGATTATGCAAGCGATTTGATTTGGCCAAAAGAAAGAGCTCTTCATCGGGCATAGACATCCAAAGGAAATAGGAAAGTCTTGAGGCCAATTGGTAGTCATCGATGCGATATTCCTTGATTGTTTCTGATGGTGCCAACTCGGGACGATAAAGAAAGTGGGGCGATACAAGAACAGCTGTCAGAGCCAACTTCACCGACTCGTCAAACGATTGGCCTTCATTGGATGCTTTTTCGTAGAGTGAAGTGTAGCGTGCGACTTCCTTTTTTGAGACCTTTCGCCGGAAGGCACGCTGAGTAAACTGTTGCAGGATTGTATTGGCTGCTTTGACAGCGGACATCTTTTCTCCCGGCGTGGCTATAAAAACCAGTGACTCCGGAGGTGCAGTCTTGGGGCGGATGGGACCGCGAATTTTTACCCAGTCAATCGCCACACTTTGAGCCTTGTGTATCACTGCTTGTTTATCCGGTTTGACGTCGGCTATGGCAGCAAGAATCTGTTCGTTAGCATGAAGCTTTTCAGCATTCATGGAACGGAATCGATCTTCAAATTCCTCTTGAGACAGGTTCAGCTTTCTTGCGAGTTCTGCGGTAGCATCTTTGACAACCTCACTACGTTGAATGACGTAGTCCTTATATTTGAGAATTTCTTCAGGATCTCCTTTGGTTCCAAGTAAGCGCAGTTGTTCGTATTGCTCCTGCATTAGACTTATCGCTTCATTGAAACGTGCGATGGATGAGATAAGTGCTTCTGAATCACCCGGGCTTGAAGGGTACTTAGGCGCATTTTCAACTACGCCTTGTTGAACCAGCTTACCTGCGTCGACCGGAAGATCCTTGTAAGTTGGCTGCTTGGGTTGAGGTCTTGGTTTATAAAGGACAGCAGGTATTTGGATATTCCAGGCGACCTGATGACTGCCTTTTGCAACAAAGGTAGTGATTTCGTAGATTCCAGGATCCTCGCTGTAAATTTTGATATCTCCCTTGGTTTCATCGTTTATACGTAGACGCGTGCCCGTCGGACCCTCTGTACTCAGTGCTCGAACCGTAAATTCGTAAAACCCATCATGCGGAAAGTCGATCGACTCATAGAGAGTCATTTGACCGCGGTTAATGACGTAACCTAAGAAGTCGTTTCCAAACTGCTTTGGGGTTTCCCGGGTCTCCGTCATGAACATGTCTTCCGATTCATAATGGTACTCAATCGGCTCTTTCTTGAAGGACAGAAGTGCGTCGATGGAACGTTCTGCAGCATCAAAATATTTCTCCATCAAAACAGGGGTTATAAATAAGTTGTCGCGATCATTCGTAAAACCGCTTTGCCCTTCGCCGTCCTCGGAGAAAAAGTTTCCGGGCTTAATGTCAATGCCCAATAGGTCGCGCATAGTGTTGTTGTATTCCGTTTTCGTCAAACGGGGCATGGTTATGTGGCCTGGGTTTTTAACTTTGGACCAGTCAATTTCATTCAAAGTCTGTTCCAGCCAATTAACCAGAAGGGAGCGCTCCTCCGTAGTCGGTAGAGGCTCCTCATCCGGCATTTCTTCCGTTTTCACCAAATGGATTACCTCCTGCCAGAGCTTGTGCTCTTTGAGGAGCATTAGCTTATTATGGAAACTCGAAAGTTGGACATCTCCCTTTTGTTTTTCTTCTCCATGACAGCGAAAACAATATTCCTCCAGCAACGGTTGGATATCATTTTCAAATGTTATCGGGCCTTCTTCAGTTGCGGCTATCGCCACGCTGCCCAGTTCCAAAATTAACCAAAAAACCAGCACTGACAACATCGTCACTAGTGAGATCTTTGGGTGTTTCGGATTCAACTTTGAAGATAGCCAGTCGAAAGCCGTTGTATTTTTAGGAGAATGATTATTTCCCATTGGGAAAAAGGGTAGAAGATTACGATTTCAGGAACGTGCATTTCTAGAGGATTACTGCCCAGACTCAAGTACGATTGTTACTGTGAGATTTATCGGTTTTCCGCACTTGCGCGCAGATAAACAATTATGTCAGATAACAGCAATTTCGATGGAGAAGTTTAATAAGCCAGTCACTGAGGATTCAAACCAGGTAGCGGAAATATCAAGAGGTGAAATGCTTTTGCAGAAATTGAGATCCCGCATGTGGATTATTTCACCAACGGTTTTAGTCATAGTTGCTTTAATTCACCCTATCGCAGTACATCATTTCAAAATGAACCCATGGAAAGGGGGGGCGTTTGGAATGTTTTCATCAGTTGACCATTATAGTAATCGATTTCTTCGACTGACGGTGCCGACTGAACAGGGTGAATATCCCGCTTTATTGACAAAATGGAAAGCCAGTAGAATCCATATTATCTGTATTCCGAATATCGGCCTACTGAATGAAGAGGCGGCATGGCAAGATAACAAGAAATGGGTCCTTTTAAACACGAAGGATTTAGATATTTCGAAAGCTCTAAAAAGCACATCATCGCGGCAGGAGCAAGCGCTTGTAAATGCCTATGGGAGCAGCCCAGAACCAAGTAACAGGTCGATGAACTTTTACGATGAATTTCTTGTTCAATCTAACCTGGTAAAAGAATTTGAAGCCCATTCCGGAGTTGTCGGAAAATCGCGGCTTGAAGCCTTTCGATTGGTCTATGAAGGATCAGGTCAATTCAGTTCCAGAAAGTTGGCCTCTTCTGAAAACGACCAGGCTGGTAGATAGAGGGAAATCAATAGACCATTTTCTATGAATTTAAACGCGAGTTACCTTTGTAAGTTTTTAGATAGACTCAACGATTGGGTGAGACCCTATGTTCAGGGTGGTCCTTTTGATGCGGCGATCTGTATCACATTGGTATTCTTTTTGATCGAACGTTCCAGTGAACCACAGTTGCTAATCCTTAGCGGATTGGCAATCATCGTAAGACCCTTGTCCCGATCACCTGTTTATTGGATATTGTTGACCGGTTGGTATGTTGGATCCCAATGGCCTTATTGGTCGCATATGGACAATCATCTATACCTTTTTGCTTATTGGTGTCTGGCGATTATTCTGAGTCTTTTTAGTCAATTCCCAGAAGATGTATTGGCCAAATCAGCACGATGGTTACTTGGGTTGGTCTTCTTTTTTGCAGTGCTTTGGAAATTGCTGTCGATTGAATACTTGAATGGCTACTTTTTCGAATACGCTTTATTGGCCGACATACGACTATCACCTGTAAGCCTTGTCTTAGGACTTTCCGGGGAAACATTGTCAGAGAATCGTGATCTTTTGAGTATGTATATTTTCGGAGCTGATCCAACAAGCCAGCTAACCCTTACAACCTCCCCCTGGGTTCCATTTGTGGCCAAGGTATTAACCTGGTGGATATTGTTATCGGAGACAGCGGTAGCCATTGTTTTTTTGGCCCCGACGCGTTGGTTTAGTGATTTTTGGCGACATGGATCCATGCTTGTTTTTCTTTATACGACATACCCCATGGCCCAAGTAAGTGGCTTTGGTTGGATTCTGACTGCGATGGGAATTAGCCAGCTTAAGCGGTCGTCCAAGCCCATTTATCTTGCCCTGTATTTGGGAGCATTTCTCGTAGTATTTTTCTCAAAACATCCTGGGATTCGAGGGATTCTCCAACATATGAATTTTCTCTGAAATACTTTTTATTTTAACAAAGTGTGGATGCGGTTTATTGGAATTTGAGTAAGAAGTTTCCGGTCTACTTTACCGGTAGGGTTTGTTGGCAAAGCCGCTACTTCGTAGAGGTAATTTGGAATCATTGCGGTAGGGAGGTGCTTGAGTAATCCTTCCCGAATCTCCTCTTTACTGGTCAGATCATGTCCTTCTTGTAGTTTATAAAATGCATAGAGCCTCAAGGCATTATTAACCGTTTCATCCTCGCGGACAATCACCGCAATTTCAGAAATTTGGTCCAGCTTCATAAACGAACTTTCCACATCGGGAATTTCCATTCGGTAACCATTTACTTTTACCTGATTGTCTTTTCTCCCCAGATTTACCAAGCGGCCATCTTCCATTAAGTAGCCGTAGTCGCCGCTTCTGAAAAATTGCGTATTGTCTGTTAAACGTTTCAAGACTTCTTCGGTTTTATCTTTATCGCCCCAATAGCCTGAAAAAATGTTGGAAGTGTTCAGGCAAATTTCTCCCTCTACATTGTATGGGCAAGGATTACCCTCAGGATCTTGAATCGTTAAGTTAAGCTCTTTGAATGGGATGCCTACGGGAATTTGCTGTGGTACCACCGTCTCGTGAACAATGGGATCAAATGAGATAGATCCTGTTTCAGACGACCCAAGGTTAGAGTAGTAAATGGTCCCTTTTTTGAAGTGTTTTTTGAATTGTTCTATGTCACTGTGACGGGAAGGTTCTCCTCCTGGAGTTACGGAGCGAATGGAAGTAATTACTGTTTCTTCATCCAGAGAATTTATGAAACTTCGATACACCGAGGTTACTGAGTGAAAGATAGTTATTTTGTTGGCAATGAGCCATGATGCAAGAGCATCAATGCCACGCTGTTTTAATTGATAAAAGCAGAAGCAACTTCCAAACTGCATCGAAGCATAAAACCCATTTAAAAACCCCATAAAGGCTCCCGAGTAAACACTCAGGTAGCGATCGCTGCTTTTTAGATCTATTCCTTTTCCTCGCCGCCAACCGATATACGAAATACTACGATGATTGTGGAGAACTCCTTTCGGTTTGCCGGTAGTTCCAGAGGTAAACAATATTACGGCAGCCGAATATGGTTCAATGTGCGTTGGTAAAAGCACTTTGTCGATCTGAGCGGTTAGTTGGTCAATCGAAATGGTTTGAGCTTTTGATTTCTTAAAAACCTGTTCGGCTTTTTTCAGCAGACGATCGTCGGTTATCGCAAGGTCGGCACCTGACGCGAGAATTATGGCGTTTGTCCTTTCAGTGGGATGGTCGGGATCAAGTGGAATATAAAAATTTCCGGATTTCAACACAGCCAGGAAAGTTGCACACATGGAGTAGCCGTTACTCAGGTACACGGCGATTCCGTGACCCGCACCATCCAGGGTTTGAGTTATATGGGTGCCAATAAAATCAGAATATTCATCAAGTTCTTTGTAACTATAAAACCTGCCATTGCTCATGATGGCTTGTTCGTTTTTGAATGTTTTGACCACTTCCTTGAAGCGATTTACTGGCGAGCAAATTTGAGATTCAGGAAACGGGAGTTCTATTGATGATGAGGAATGGGTTGTTTTATTTGTATTCTTATTGCAGATTTCCTCGATGATTTGATTTGTGTGTTCAACCACGTTTTTGGCATCTTCACCATACATAAGCGTGAGATGATCTCCGGGTACTTCTATGATTCGAAGACCAAGGCTGGCTCTCTTGGTCCAGCCAAGTTCGTAATCAAGCTCTCTTCTTAGAAGAAGTTGTTTTTTTGCTCTCAATAAAATCAGCTCACCTTCAAAAGTTCCATAATCATAAACCCTCCGTAGGTTATTTTGCGCTGCATCTTCGATTCCCATCGCAGCCAACTGGTCGTCCCGAACTGTCCTGGAAGAACGAGAATTCAGTTTTTTCAAAAGATAAATCATCTTCACTCCGATCAACGAGCTTACGTTTGTGAGATTTAATCGAGCGTTATTCCGGCGATAGGTACTTCGTCCAAACCGGAATCTTATGACCAGTCGCTTTAATCTATTAAACAGGCTTCCCGTGAATCGTGGTTGGTAATATTCTTTGCCTCTTGCAATGGTGTCATATACTATAAGTAGTTCGATTTCGTCTCCGGTTGCCTTTAGCTGTTTGGCAACTTCCCAGGCAAAGGTTCCTCCGAAAGAGTACCCGCAAAGTCTGTACGGACCTTCTGCCTGAATATCCTTGATGGCCTTTATTTTATATTCAGCAATCTCTTCAACGGACTTGTAATTATGTTGGCCGCTTGATGATACCCTTGGTTCGAGGCAATAGCAGGGTTGATCTGGTTTCAGATGCTTACTGAATTCGCGGTAATGAAATATTCCACCTATGGCCGGGGCTAAAACGAATAGAGGCGTCTGATTTCCTTTGATTTGAAGCGGAGTTACGATAGCTCGCTTTTCTTCCTTCTCGAATGTGGCAATGAGTTTTGCAAAATCTGCAAGTACCGGTGCTTTGTAAACGGTTCCTGCAGGAATAAGGAAACCTGTTTTGTGTTCAACGGCCAAAGACATGTTAATTGCAGCCAAAGAATCTCCTCCCAGTTCGAAAAAGTGGCTGGATGCAGTCACCTCCTTCGAAGGAAGGAATTCTAACCAGAGCGAAACTAGGATTTCTTCGATTTCTGAAAGCTGCTTCATCTAAGAAGTTTTGGAATTAAATCGTTTTCCAAGAATTACAAAATACCTTTAATTATTCTCCAACAGACAAGGCTTATTTTGGGTTTAGGAAAATATCTGACGGAGAAGTCAAGCTTACCTAACGTTTTTTTAAATCCACAATCGCCTGGTAGACCAACGAATGCATTTTTCGGCGAAGGTTGTAGGGCGAGTTTCTTACCTGGATCATTGTTATTACCGTTAGGTCTTCAATCGGGTCTATCCAAAAAAGGGTTCCGGCAATTCCGCCCCAGTAGTATTCGCCCACAGATCCTGGCGCTCCCGTAGTGGTGACATCTTTTACGATTCGAAACCCTAGTCCGAAACCGTGATCAGCATTGGAGTCATAGGTTTCCAGTGTAGCCGGAAAATGATCAGTTCTCATCAGCTCCACGGTTTTCCGACCGAGTAGGCGAACACCATTAAGCTCTCCTCCATTGAGCATCATTTGGCAAAAACGCCAGTAATCTGCCGCGGTCGATACGAGGCCTCCTCCGCCTGAGAAGAATGTGACTTTGTTGACAAATTTGCTGGATTGAGGCGCATCGCTCAACTCTAACGAACGCGTGTCCTTGTTGAAAGAGTAGCAAGCGGCGAAACGACCTTCCTTTTCATCGGGTACTTCAAAAAAAGTATCTTTCATCCCTAAGGGAATAAAGACTCTTTCTTGTAGAAATTTATCGAGTGGCATTCCGGAGAGGATTTCCACCAGGCAACCCTGTACATCGACAGAAACACTATAAACATACTTATCTCCTGGATGGTTTTTAAGAGGGATACTCCCCAGGGTTTCCAAAAATTCTTTTGAGGATTTTTTTCTTAGCACTTCATGTTGGTTATATAGTTTGTCTACTTCGCTATTTCCAAAGATGCCATAGGTTAGTCCGGAGGTGTGGTTGAAAAGATGTTGAATCGTCATCTGCCTTTTAGGCTCAACCAACTCGCCGTCTACCATTACTTTTTGGTCCTTAAACTGTGGAATATATTTTGAAACGGGTTCGTTGAGTTGGAACTTACCTTCCTCGTGAAGCATCATGAGAGCCGAGCTCACTACGGGTTTGGTCATTGAATAAATCCGTACAAGCGTGTCCTTTTCCATCGGGTTTCCAGATTCCAGGTCACGAAGACCATAGTTCTCGTAATGCACGATTTTTCCGTGTCTCGCTACGAGTGAGACCGCTCCGGGCAACTCTCCTGAATCGACTAGCTTATTTAAGTTCTCATCAATCCTTTCCAGGCGTTCAGTGGACATTCCAACCGATTCCGGTTTGGCGAATGGGAGGTTAACTACTTTTGAATCAAGGTTTGCCAGGCTGGCAGACAGCAGAAGTAGTCCAGTAACAAGTTGTTTGCGATAAATCATGGGGTGGGGATTTTGAGCATTGAGGATTAAAAAGTGGCTATTGGATTCAACGGCGAACCTGTGCCACCTTCAACCGGTATAGGAGCTACTGTCAGAAGGAATTCATAGCGACCCAGTTCGTCGCATTTTTGAGCCAAGCGCTCGAGTTCGAGATTGTCGAGTATCGGCACTCCCATCACGTTCAACATCATCAAATGAATGGGCGAGGAGTAGCCTTCAATGCCCGATGGGGAAACATCGCTGCCTCCATCGCTTCCCATCACAGCAATGTCTCTTTCCTTGAGCCACCGAGCGCACGAGGCATATAGACCGGCAGAGCCGGATTCCCACGGGCCAAGCTCATCGCGCCTTGCCCAACGGCCTGTGTGAAGCAAGACGGCATCTCCCTTGCGAATCTTCACGCCCACCATTTTCTCCCATGCGTCCAGATCTTCCGGATACAGTGCGGTTCCAGGTTCGAGGTATTTGACTCCTTTGAGTTTTGCAGCGTCAATTAAAACTCCGCGGGTAAAAATTCCTTGCTTGGCATTTCGGATATCCAGTTTTCCCGCTCCCATCTCTGTAACAACGTTAGCTGAAAATCCGTTATACAATTTTCCGTCGTCTATGTAGTGGCATAAAGCGTCCATGTGGGAATGAGCGAAGCCGT
This is a stretch of genomic DNA from Verrucomicrobiota bacterium. It encodes these proteins:
- a CDS encoding DUF1552 domain-containing protein — its product is MNNNWHISRRTFLKGVGASLALPYLDIMGSSAKASAAVPPTRLACIFQPNGVFPEAWDVTGIGRQFELSPILKPLQGLKRELTILSNLDNIGKGHVQLTGAFLTGTKIEGDKNAVSLDQMVAQAIGRDTLFPSITLGTEPPRQGNAGRNPISFANTVSWSSETTRVSPEINPRVAFDRLFRSNNGPEAKLKAARRKSVVDLVLDDAKSLQRKASYHDQHKIGEYLDSVRSVEVRIENTLNPQERSWQPLTQPEMIRPEAGIPQDRSTHLKLMMDLMVLSFWTDTTRVGALMTAHGFSRQNFSFLDGVTSDHHGMSHHKFQEQAVSEYTRVSRWYIEQLAYMLERMSNIDEGNGSLLDNSTVLYGSSMKDGNGHKKENVPIILAGRAGGSLKPGGHVVCVEHTPLANLHLTLLQKYGVENDNFNNASTGTIAQLS
- a CDS encoding DUF1501 domain-containing protein produces the protein MTRRFFLGTAAKGLGGMALASLLNDKLLAAPADGNGLPGIPHFAPKAKRVIYLFQSGGPSQLELFDYKPNLNKLHGQEVPASVFNGQRLTGMTAGQSSFPVARSVYDFERVGKNGTWMNTELMPHLSKVVDDLCIIKSMHTEAINHDPAITFFQTGFQIAGRPSIGAWLSYGLGSANENLPAFVAMTSNGTAGGGQPLYDRLWGAGFLPSKHQGVKFAGGKDPVLYLNNPDGMSSEIRRKTLDHIAAMNQMKFDDYGDPEIETRISQYEMAFRMQTSVPELTDVTSEPDSTFKLYGEDAKKPGTYANNCLLARRLAERGVRFVQLFHRAWDAHGNLPRVESRQCQDTDQATAGLISDLKQRGMLDDTLIVWGGEFGRTVYCQGELSPKEYGRDHHPRCFSMFLAGGGVKPGISYGETDDFSYNITSDPVSVHDLHATILHQLGVDHKKLTYKFQGRHYRLTDVHGNVVKPILA
- a CDS encoding AMP-binding protein; the encoded protein is MKQLSEIEEILVSLWLEFLPSKEVTASSHFFELGGDSLAAINMSLAVEHKTGFLIPAGTVYKAPVLADFAKLIATFEKEEKRAIVTPLQIKGNQTPLFVLAPAIGGIFHYREFSKHLKPDQPCYCLEPRVSSSGQHNYKSVEEIAEYKIKAIKDIQAEGPYRLCGYSFGGTFAWEVAKQLKATGDEIELLIVYDTIARGKEYYQPRFTGSLFNRLKRLVIRFRFGRSTYRRNNARLNLTNVSSLIGVKMIYLLKKLNSRSSRTVRDDQLAAMGIEDAAQNNLRRVYDYGTFEGELILLRAKKQLLLRRELDYELGWTKRASLGLRIIEVPGDHLTLMYGEDAKNVVEHTNQIIEEICNKNTNKTTHSSSSIELPFPESQICSPVNRFKEVVKTFKNEQAIMSNGRFYSYKELDEYSDFIGTHITQTLDGAGHGIAVYLSNGYSMCATFLAVLKSGNFYIPLDPDHPTERTNAIILASGADLAITDDRLLKKAEQVFKKSKAQTISIDQLTAQIDKVLLPTHIEPYSAAVILFTSGTTGKPKGVLHNHRSISYIGWRRGKGIDLKSSDRYLSVYSGAFMGFLNGFYASMQFGSCFCFYQLKQRGIDALASWLIANKITIFHSVTSVYRSFINSLDEETVITSIRSVTPGGEPSRHSDIEQFKKHFKKGTIYYSNLGSSETGSISFDPIVHETVVPQQIPVGIPFKELNLTIQDPEGNPCPYNVEGEICLNTSNIFSGYWGDKDKTEEVLKRLTDNTQFFRSGDYGYLMEDGRLVNLGRKDNQVKVNGYRMEIPDVESSFMKLDQISEIAVIVREDETVNNALRLYAFYKLQEGHDLTSKEEIREGLLKHLPTAMIPNYLYEVAALPTNPTGKVDRKLLTQIPINRIHTLLK
- a CDS encoding cyclase family protein gives rise to the protein MNKIRSILITLTMFAPLALGANQHKSLTAKDIESMKKELSNWGRWGADDQKGALNLITPQTRKDAAALVTEGISVSTARDVIKTIAPDNPRPFMHTMVGFGEQWNSDNYSVSYHGFAHSHMDALCHYIDDGKLYNGFSANVVTEMGAGKLDIRNAKQGIFTRGVLIDAAKLKGVKYLEPGTALYPEDLDAWEKMVGVKIRKGDAVLLHTGRWARRDELGPWESGSAGLYASCARWLKERDIAVMGSDGGSDVSPSGIEGYSSPIHLMMLNVMGVPILDNLELERLAQKCDELGRYEFLLTVAPIPVEGGTGSPLNPIATF
- a CDS encoding DUF1592 domain-containing protein; translated protein: MGNNHSPKNTTAFDWLSSKLNPKHPKISLVTMLSVLVFWLILELGSVAIAATEEGPITFENDIQPLLEEYCFRCHGEEKQKGDVQLSSFHNKLMLLKEHKLWQEVIHLVKTEEMPDEEPLPTTEERSLLVNWLEQTLNEIDWSKVKNPGHITMPRLTKTEYNNTMRDLLGIDIKPGNFFSEDGEGQSGFTNDRDNLFITPVLMEKYFDAAERSIDALLSFKKEPIEYHYESEDMFMTETRETPKQFGNDFLGYVINRGQMTLYESIDFPHDGFYEFTVRALSTEGPTGTRLRINDETKGDIKIYSEDPGIYEITTFVAKGSHQVAWNIQIPAVLYKPRPQPKQPTYKDLPVDAGKLVQQGVVENAPKYPSSPGDSEALISSIARFNEAISLMQEQYEQLRLLGTKGDPEEILKYKDYVIQRSEVVKDATAELARKLNLSQEEFEDRFRSMNAEKLHANEQILAAIADVKPDKQAVIHKAQSVAIDWVKIRGPIRPKTAPPESLVFIATPGEKMSAVKAANTILQQFTQRAFRRKVSKKEVARYTSLYEKASNEGQSFDESVKLALTAVLVSPHFLYRPELAPSETIKEYRIDDYQLASRLSYFLWMSMPDEELFLLAKSNRLHNPKTLQQQIDRMMQDPRATATMGTFLGQWLGFESLGVSIIPDPGTFKNFDIPLQESMKAETLLVFDTLIKEGESLLELLDSDETYLNDVLAMHYGIKGVEGSQMRPVKLTDRNRGGLLGMGSILTATSNPVRTNPVSRGKWVLETLLGNRIPEPPADAGILPENAGQVKGQTLREEFEMHRRDPSCVDCHEKIDPIGFGLENFDAIGRYRTKENGQPIDSSGIMPDGVSFNGPIELKDYLLANKQDEFIRNITERMLAFALGRELKHYDEAAIIKIIDALENNHYNAKSLISEVILSYPFQFQHPNPDHE
- a CDS encoding serine hydrolase — its product is MIYRKQLVTGLLLLSASLANLDSKVVNLPFAKPESVGMSTERLERIDENLNKLVDSGELPGAVSLVARHGKIVHYENYGLRDLESGNPMEKDTLVRIYSMTKPVVSSALMMLHEEGKFQLNEPVSKYIPQFKDQKVMVDGELVEPKRQMTIQHLFNHTSGLTYGIFGNSEVDKLYNQHEVLRKKSSKEFLETLGSIPLKNHPGDKYVYSVSVDVQGCLVEILSGMPLDKFLQERVFIPLGMKDTFFEVPDEKEGRFAACYSFNKDTRSLELSDAPQSSKFVNKVTFFSGGGGLVSTAADYWRFCQMMLNGGELNGVRLLGRKTVELMRTDHFPATLETYDSNADHGFGLGFRIVKDVTTTGAPGSVGEYYWGGIAGTLFWIDPIEDLTVITMIQVRNSPYNLRRKMHSLVYQAIVDLKKR